The following coding sequences lie in one Neosynechococcus sphagnicola sy1 genomic window:
- a CDS encoding response regulator codes for MKPPDDQAPLILIADDEPMIRLQLRRAMEQEGYRVAEAKNGEECLAAYLQFHPDIVLLDAIMPSMDGFTCCHQLQQLSTAQPVPVLMITGLEDKQSVDRAFAVGAVDYVTKPIHWAVLLQRVRRLIHQSHLYEQLALANQELQCLANLDGLTGVANRRRFDEYLNKEWRRLTREQRPLSLILCDIDFFKSYNDAYGHQAGDLCLQQVARTIAQTVKRPSDLVCRYGGEEFVVILPCTDAAGASHIAQEIQSQLRSLQLLHNQSSVDAFVTLSLGIATTIPDFQLSPKDLIRTADQALYAAKAGGRNRIEMLPVIVKD; via the coding sequence ATGAAGCCGCCGGATGATCAGGCTCCGCTGATTCTGATTGCGGATGACGAGCCGATGATCCGACTCCAACTCCGGCGAGCAATGGAGCAAGAGGGCTATCGGGTTGCAGAAGCTAAAAATGGTGAAGAATGTCTGGCAGCCTATCTCCAATTCCATCCTGACATTGTGCTCCTCGATGCGATCATGCCCTCCATGGACGGATTTACCTGTTGCCACCAGCTCCAGCAACTATCAACAGCCCAACCTGTTCCCGTACTGATGATCACAGGACTGGAAGACAAGCAGTCGGTTGACCGCGCCTTTGCCGTCGGAGCGGTCGATTATGTCACCAAGCCAATTCATTGGGCTGTCCTCTTGCAGCGAGTGCGGCGCTTAATTCATCAATCCCATCTCTATGAACAACTAGCCCTAGCGAACCAAGAACTTCAGTGTCTGGCAAATCTGGATGGGTTAACAGGAGTGGCGAATCGGCGGCGCTTTGATGAATACCTGAACAAAGAATGGCGACGCCTGACACGAGAGCAACGTCCTCTCTCTTTAATTCTGTGTGACATTGACTTTTTTAAGAGCTACAACGATGCCTATGGTCATCAAGCCGGAGATCTCTGTCTGCAACAGGTAGCGCGAACCATTGCCCAAACAGTCAAACGCCCATCAGATTTAGTGTGTCGCTATGGTGGGGAAGAGTTTGTCGTCATCCTTCCCTGTACCGATGCAGCAGGAGCCAGCCACATTGCCCAAGAGATTCAATCACAACTGCGATCGCTACAACTATTACATAATCAATCTTCGGTTGATGCCTTTGTCACATTGAGTCTGGGGATTGCCACCACTATCCCCGATTTTCAATTGAGTCCGAAGGATTTAATTCGCACCGCCGATCAGGCACTTTACGCAGCCAAGGCCGGAGGTCGTAATCGTATTGAGATGTTACCTGTGATTGTCAAGGATTAA